The following are encoded in a window of Dryobates pubescens isolate bDryPub1 chromosome 25, bDryPub1.pri, whole genome shotgun sequence genomic DNA:
- the TMEM120B gene encoding transmembrane protein 120B isoform X2, with protein MRLQLERCRGEWRELEEEFRQLQETHKVYRQKLEEVTNLQTACSSSIHRQKKTLRDLKHSLQRCKHKASPEEFALIQEISAQIKERQNAFFDMEAYLPKKNGLYLNLVLGNVNVTLLSNQAKFAYKDEYEKFKLYLTIILLLGAVTCRFILHYRVTDEVFNFLLVWYYCTLTIRESILISNGSRIKGWWVSHHYVSTFLSGVMLTWPDGLMYQMFRSQFLAFSIFQSCVQFLQYYYQRGCLYRLRALGERNHLDLTVEGFQSWMWRGLTFLLPFLFFGHVFVLAFTFLLLFLGNFLTTLKVVHAKLQKNKDKTKKL; from the exons atgaggctgcagctggagcggTGCCGGGGCGAGTGgcgggagctggaggaggagttcCGGCAGCTCCAG gAAACACACAAAGTTTACAGGCAGAAACTGGAAGAAGTCACCAACTtgcagacagcctgcagcagctccatacATAGGCAGAAGAAGACACTAAGGGATCTGAAGCACAGCCTGCAACG GTGCAAGCACAAAGCAAGTCCTGAAGAGTTTGCTCTTATTCAGGAGATCAGTGCCCAGATCAAGGAGAGGCAAAATGCCTTCTTTGACATGGAAGCCTACCTGCCAAAGAAGAACGG cctgtacTTAAATCTGGTGCTGGGAAACGTGAATGTAACTCTTCTGAGTAACCAAGCAAA GTTTGCCTACAAGGATGAGTATGAAAAGTTCAAACTTTATCTGACCATAATCTTGTTACTTGGGGCTGTCACCTGCAGGTTTATTCTCCACTACAG GGTGACAGATGAAGTGTTTAACTTTCTGTTAGTGTGGTATTACTGCACGCTGACAATACGGGAAAGCATTCTCATCAGCAATGGATCCAG GATCAAAGGCTGGTGGGTGTCTCATCACTATGTCTCCACATTCCTGTCCGGAGTAATGTTAACGTG GCCAGATGGACTCATGTATCAGATGTTTCGCAGTCAGTTTTTAGCATTTTCGATATTTCAGA GTTGTGTGCAGTTCCTACAGTATTATTATCAGAGGGGCTGTCTTTACAGACTCCGTGCTTTAGGGGAGAGAAACCACTTGGACCTTACAGTGG AAGGATTTCAGTCCTGGATGTGGCGGGGGCTGAcgtttctccttcccttcttgttCTTTGGGCAT gTTTTTGTGTTGGCTTTCACgtttctgctgctcttccttggGAACTTTCTCACTACTCTCAAAGTGGTGCACGCTAAACTccagaaaaacaaagacaaaacgaAGAAGCTGTga
- the TMEM120B gene encoding transmembrane protein 120B isoform X1, with product MRLQLERCRGEWRELEEEFRQLQETHKVYRQKLEEVTNLQTACSSSIHRQKKTLRDLKHSLQRCKHKASPEEFALIQEISAQIKERQNAFFDMEAYLPKKNGLYLNLVLGNVNVTLLSNQAKFAYKDEYEKFKLYLTIILLLGAVTCRFILHYRVTDEVFNFLLVWYYCTLTIRESILISNGSRIKGWWVSHHYVSTFLSGVMLTWPDGLMYQMFRSQFLAFSIFQSCVQFLQYYYQRGCLYRLRALGERNHLDLTVEGFQSWMWRGLTFLLPFLFFGHFWQLYNAITLFGLSRHKECKEWQVFVLAFTFLLLFLGNFLTTLKVVHAKLQKNKDKTKKL from the exons atgaggctgcagctggagcggTGCCGGGGCGAGTGgcgggagctggaggaggagttcCGGCAGCTCCAG gAAACACACAAAGTTTACAGGCAGAAACTGGAAGAAGTCACCAACTtgcagacagcctgcagcagctccatacATAGGCAGAAGAAGACACTAAGGGATCTGAAGCACAGCCTGCAACG GTGCAAGCACAAAGCAAGTCCTGAAGAGTTTGCTCTTATTCAGGAGATCAGTGCCCAGATCAAGGAGAGGCAAAATGCCTTCTTTGACATGGAAGCCTACCTGCCAAAGAAGAACGG cctgtacTTAAATCTGGTGCTGGGAAACGTGAATGTAACTCTTCTGAGTAACCAAGCAAA GTTTGCCTACAAGGATGAGTATGAAAAGTTCAAACTTTATCTGACCATAATCTTGTTACTTGGGGCTGTCACCTGCAGGTTTATTCTCCACTACAG GGTGACAGATGAAGTGTTTAACTTTCTGTTAGTGTGGTATTACTGCACGCTGACAATACGGGAAAGCATTCTCATCAGCAATGGATCCAG GATCAAAGGCTGGTGGGTGTCTCATCACTATGTCTCCACATTCCTGTCCGGAGTAATGTTAACGTG GCCAGATGGACTCATGTATCAGATGTTTCGCAGTCAGTTTTTAGCATTTTCGATATTTCAGA GTTGTGTGCAGTTCCTACAGTATTATTATCAGAGGGGCTGTCTTTACAGACTCCGTGCTTTAGGGGAGAGAAACCACTTGGACCTTACAGTGG AAGGATTTCAGTCCTGGATGTGGCGGGGGCTGAcgtttctccttcccttcttgttCTTTGGGCAT TTCTGGCAGCTATATAATGCAATCACACTGTTTGGATTGTCGAGGCATAAGGAGTGCAAAGAATggcag gTTTTTGTGTTGGCTTTCACgtttctgctgctcttccttggGAACTTTCTCACTACTCTCAAAGTGGTGCACGCTAAACTccagaaaaacaaagacaaaacgaAGAAGCTGTga